One window of Vitis riparia cultivar Riparia Gloire de Montpellier isolate 1030 chromosome 5, EGFV_Vit.rip_1.0, whole genome shotgun sequence genomic DNA carries:
- the LOC117915213 gene encoding arf-GAP with ANK repeat and PH domain-containing protein cnt-1-like, which translates to MRTLFISEDLWELVDKGYVEEEIPGDAMRDVRKNDAKVAAHDGDGSQTDIPVMDDSVYKAAAKGDIEVLKTIPESEFHAQLTPKHNTILHIASEFGQTECVKWILTLPACSSLLRCPNLNRDTPLHLAAREGHLKMWWSH; encoded by the exons ATGAGGACTCTTTTTATCTCCGAAGATCTGTGGGAGCTTGTGGATAAGGGTTATGTAGAAGAGGAAATTCCAGGGGATGCTATGAGAGATGTACGAAAGAATGATGCCAAG GTTGCAGCTCACGATGGAGATGGCAGCCAAACTGACATCCCAGTCATGGATGACTCTGTGTATAAGGCAGCAGCGAAGGGCGACATTGAAGTTCTGAAGACAATTCCAGAGTCCGAATTTCATGCCCAATTAACCCCAAAGCATAACACGATACTCCACATCGCAAGTGAATTCGGTCAAACAGAGTGTGTGAAATGGATCCTTACGTTGCCTGCATGTTCATCTCTACTGCGATGCCCTAATCTGAACAGGGACACTCCGCTTCACCTTGCAGCAAGGGAAGGGCATTTGAAGATGTGGTGGAGTCATTGA
- the LOC117913879 gene encoding ankyrin repeat-containing protein ITN1-like, whose translation MAAERGFTGLVKLIIDQSRTSPSYNGLMGRTALHAAVLCNDEAMTNKILEWKPDLTKEVDKNGWSPLHYAAERGCDLKIVELLLNKSEKSVPYLRSKDGKKTALHIAYFHHHTEIVEKILSHSPGCREQVDDKGNNIFHFAMMKKGDDDFKPSNYVNKWLDSRGLLNEKNAQGNTPIHLLSLNQISDSWFVWNEKVDKKAYNNQDLTAYDIILRADISEKKENIQVAFEYVMTESHSSVREKETKRRERKKERKEYISQLQKQGETHLIVSALITTVTFAAGFTLPGGYKEDDGQAILSKKAAFRAFVVTDTIAMVSSLCAVLLHFFMTMRQRGEYLEKHLLWAFNLTMVGMGAMAIAFATGSYAVLPHSSGLSFLTCILCSCFFLSIAVEYCLFWRGTISEFIIKIIHKILLASERKEKKMQTRR comes from the exons ATGGCTGCGGAGAGAGGATTTACAGGCTTGGTGAAACTAATCATAGACCAAAGTAGAACTTCACCCTCTTACAATGGCTTAATGGGTAGAACGGCCTTGCACGCTGCTGTATTATGCAATGATGAAG CAATGACAAATAAGATACTGGAATGGAAGCCAGACCTCACCAAAGAAGTAGATAAGAATGGGTGGTCTCCACTTCACTATGCTGCAGAGAGAGGTTGTGATCTGAAAATAGTGGAGCTATTGCTAAATAAGTCAGAAAAGAGTGTACCCTACCTTAGGAGCAAAGATGGGAAGAAGACTGCCCTTCATATTGCATATTTCCACCATCATACAGAAATAGTAGAGAAGATCCTATCTCACTCTCCTGGTTGTCGGGAGCAGGTCGATGATAAGGGCaataatatttttcactttGCCATGATGAAAAAGGGAGATGATGATTTTAAACCTAGTAATTACGTCAATAAATGGTTAGACTCGAGAGGActattaaatgagaaaaatgccCAAGGAAACACACCCATCCACCTGCTCTCTCTTAATCAAATTTCAGATTCTTGGTTTGTATGGAATGAAAAAGTGGATAAGAAGGCGTACAACAATCAAGACTTGACAGCTTATGACATAATTTTGAGGGCGGACATTTCCGAGAAAAAG GAAAATATCCAAGTTGCCTTCGAGTATGTTATGACTGAAAGTCATTCTTCGGTTAGGGAGAAGGAAACTAAGAGAcgggagagaaagaaagaaaggaaagaataCATCTCTCAATTACAAAAACAAGGGGAAACCCATTTGATAGTTTCTGCGCTTATAACAACAGTAACTTTTGCTGCGGGTTTCACCTTGCCCGGTGGTTACAAAGAGGATGATGGCCAGGCAATTTTATCAAAGAAAGCAGCCTTTAGAGCATTTGTTGTGACGGATACCATAGCCATGGTATCTTCACTATGCGCCGTATTGCTTCACTTTTTTATGACCATGCGCCAACGTGGGGAGTACCTTGAAAAACACTTACTTTGGGCCTTTAATTTGACCATGGTTGGGATGGGAGCAATGGCCATCGCTTTCGCAACCGGCTCGTACGCTGTTTTACCGCATTCCTCGGGCCTTTCATTTCTCACTTGCATCCTCTGCTCTTGCTTTTTCCTCTCCATTGCAGttgaatattgttta